TGTGGAACAAGAGAGTCAATCAGAAGGAGCACTATCTGAATGAGTATGAGTACAGACCAACACAAAGCGGAAGCGCCGCAGCGGGTCGGTTGTATGGTAATCACCGTGTCCGACACGAGGACTGAGGAAACGGATAAAAGTGGCAAGATAATGATGGATCTGCTCAACCAACAAGGTCATGAACCTGTTCTATATCATATTGTGCAGGATGAGCCATCGCTTATTCAGCAACATATTCAACAGGGTTTGGCTGATTCATCTGTGGATGTGATTTTATTGAATGGCGGGACAGGGATTGCAGAGCGTGATACGACTGTTGAGACCGTAAAGTCAATGATAGTAAAAGAGATCCCCGGCTTCGGTGAGATTTTTCGTTACCTTAGTTATATAGAGGACATTGGATCAGCTGCTATTCTGAGTCGGGCTGTTGCTGGCACAGTTAAGGGCAAAGCGATTTTCTGTACGCCTGGATCATCGGGAGCGGTGAAGCTCGCCATGGAAAAAATTATCCTGCCAGAACTTGGACACGTGGTCAGAGAATTGAGAAAGGATGTAAAGTAAATAGATCCGCACAAAACCATAGTTTGTACGTATGATTCAACTGAATGACTCGACTAAAGTAAGGTATTTGATATCATAAAGGCTGTTTAATGAGAATACATTGAATACAAAATAGACGAGGTGTCGTTAAATATAACGACATCTTTTTTAAAAATATTAAAACTAAGCTTTAACAGGTTCAAATTTGCTTCTATAATAGAGAGAAAGCAGATTTGAACAACTGAGAGGAGCAACAAGGATGAAAAAATCGCTATGGTGGATCGTATTATGTTTACTCTTAGGTATGACATTGGCTTTATCGGGGTGTGTAAGCGGTGCCACAGAGGTGGACCAGGAGGCCTCAGATGAAAAGGAGGAACATGAAGATAACTTAGAGGGTGAGAACGCAGACGAGAATGATGGGCTCGGTGGTGAAGGTGTTGAAGAAACAGAGGAAGAAGAACCAGACACACAGGAAGACATTGGTGAAGACAACGAGTTAGGATTTGAACCCCCATATGAATTTTCATACCCTGATGCTGTACGAGGGGTATATGTCACGGGACATTCTGCAGGTGGACAAAGATTTGAAGACCTGCTAGCTTTAATGGATCAAACAACATTAAACGCCATGGTCATTGATATCAAGGATGACTGGGGTCACTTGACCTTTCGCCCGGAAGACGAAGAGGAGCCTTTATATCCTTATAGTAAACGGTACATAAAAGATATTCACGACGTGATGCAAACTTTAGAAGAACACGAAGTTTACCCTATTGCACGGATTGTGGTTTTCAAAGATAGTGTCATTGCAAAAGAAAAACCGGAATGGTCCTACACTGATGGAAGTGGCAACGTTTGGAGGAATAGCAGGGATGAATCCTTCATTAACCCTTTTCTCCAAGAAGTTTGGGATTACAATTTACAGTACGCTAAACTAGCAGCTGAAGCTGGCTTTAAAGAAATACAATTTGATTACGTACGCTTTCCTGAAGGATTTGAAAAACGTGACCGGAGTTTAAATTATAGCATGGGTGATTATCATCCTGGTGAGATTACAGATGAGAACGGTGAAGTGACTGAAGATATGGTGCAGGCGAGAGTTCAAGCTGTAACAGATTTTGTTGCTTATGCTAAGCAAGAACTAGAACCCTATGGGGTCGATGTCTCTGTTGATATCTTCGGCTATTCCGCGACGCTATCTGAAGCGCCTGGCATTGGTCAGAACTTTTCTAAAATTAGCGAACATGTCGATGTCATCTCCTCTATGATATACCCAAGTCACTGGACACCTTACTTTGGTATAGCCAAACCAGACCTTGAGCCTTATCGATTAGTCCAAGAGTACGCCAAGATGGAAAATCGAAAATTGTATGAACTTGAAGAACCGCCTACCTCTAGACCTTGGTTGCAGGATTTTACAGCTTCATGGTTAGGAAGAGGAAATTACCTTCAATACGGAGTGCCAGAAGTTGAAGCGCAAATCAAGGCTCTTAACGAAGCTGGCATCTGGGAGTTTCTTCTGTGGAATGCGAATAATCGATACACGGAAGGGGTCAATTACTTACCACTCGGTCCAGTGCCTGAGCTTGAAGAGAGAGAAAGCAAACGGTTTGAAGAGGCTGAGCAAAAAGCTTTAGAAGAGGAAGAACAGAGAAAAGCTGAAGAGGAAAAAAGAAAGGCTGAAGAGGAAAAAAGAAAAGCTGAGGAAGAACAGAAACAGCAACTAGAGGAAGAAAAAAATCAACAAGATGATCAAGAAAAGCAAGAAACAAACACAGAGTGACAAAGAGGCTTGGTTTCCGCTAACGCGGGAATCAGCCTTTATTTTTTAAAATATATTTTCCATCCTTTTTGAAAAAAATTGATTGAGAAACCACAATTTAGGGTATAAAGAATACTAAGAACAAATTCAAAACGAACCCGGTAATTTGGACTGTGCGGAAATGGAAGTTGAATGGGAAAGGTGACGAATTGTCCCATTCAGTCATATCCTACCATATAAATAAACAGGGAGGGGCAATCAGATGATGAACCACGATATGTATTCGTCCCAAATTGAAAATCGTTCGTATGTAACGGAACAACAAACGGGCCAGAAAAGTCCAACCCTTCACTCTTCAGTCTACAAATTTAGAGATATTGAAAATGTCATTCAACTGGCGCATCGGTTACCGCAGCCGTTTTTCAATAGTAAACTTTTTCAGTATCACAGCTATTATTACTTAGTGGTGTACTTTCCGGAAAGCCGTTTAGTAAGAGGTAAGGACTGGGTGGAGAGTTTAATACTTGAATACGGAGAGCGTTGTCACGTCACGACACATCGGTTAGAAGAGTACGGCAGAGAACTCATTACAGAGAACGCGTTAGCAACGATTAAAGCTTACTTTAAAGCACTCGTGTAAAGCAAAAAAGGTATGCCTCACTGAGAGGGTATACCTTTTTGCGTGTAACACGATTTTAAGCTTAGTTGGGCGGTCGACTGACACGCTTCCAACCTTGCTTTGTCCTATCGTTCTGTTGAAAAGCCACATCTCTCTTTTTACGATTAAAAGATTCAGCAATCTTTGTCGCTAGCACACCTAAGAATGCGGTCAAGACCACAATGATGACGGCAAACAATCCTAAGTCAACGAAGAAATCCATCATTCCACTCCTCAACGACGTTTTGTAAGCGTTACTATTATTGTAGCCTATCGTATACCTGCTTGAAAAGAGGGAGTCTAGCTACGCCTAATTTAGGACCATGTATGTACCGGCCCATTTGTCATGTAACGCGCGCTTATCTTTTTTAAGCACCTGGTAGCATCCCGGAAACATGAGCCATTTGCACGTCTCACGTACAAGATATTGTCTGCGCGTAATACGTTGCCCTTTTTCGTTCATAAAGGATAAACCGAATGTCACCATGCCTAGGGTACGGTAATCATGTCCTATTAGTGGAAACATAAAAAAATATAGTACAAAGGCGCTAACCTTCAGAGCATGATCAACCATGAGTAAGTGTGGATGATGGTCGACAAGATACCGACGAATCTCCAGTGGATCCATCGTATAAGGAGGTTCAACAATGATAAGCATCCAAATTGTGGTCAAAAACGTCATCCCTAACATGAGCAGGAGCAAATACACACCATCATAGAAAAAGCAAACAGCCCTTGACTGCCAACCTGCTCTAAGTTGAGGGGCTAGCATCTTATCAATCCACTTTTGATCGTCCATTCTTTAAGACCTCCTTGCTATTTATATTTTAAGCTATAAAAGTAGATTCGCCAATTGAGCATAATACTTGTATCAGATTCGGCGATATATTATATTAGATATTAAATAATAATAGTTATAAATTACGTTGGAGGGATGATGATGAAAGTAACTGTTTATACAAGCCGTGGATGTTCTTACTGTGAAAGGATTAAAAATGATTTGAGAGAATGGGGCATTGAAGATTTTGAAGAGAAAAATGTGAGTGAAAATCCGGACTACTTCGATGAACTACATGATGAAGGGATTTTCACAACACCGGTAACTAAAGTCGACGACAATGCTATTGTAGGATACCGTCCGAACAAAATGAAAGACTTACTAGGTGTTGAAGCCTAGTTTATATAACATCTACGAGTGGCATTCAGCATTCAAATAAGGGGCTGCTCCTGATCGCTGGTAAGGATTGAGTAGCCCCACTGTTACATCTCTAACACTTCTACATATAAAGATAACGCTAAAAGATGATTATGCTTTCAGGGCTAACGCTCGTGGTCTTGATCTTCATATTGGACGAGCTCCTTAGCAGAAGGTTTCTGTCTATCGAAGTATTCGCTATACTGAAAGTGATGAATATCTTCATATACCTCGATGAGATACTCGCGTATGGTGTCCTCACTGACTTGATCCCGGGGGCTCCAGTAATACACTTCCATAAGATTAAGCTCTGGCGCTGTTTCTCCTATATCTCTGTAATAACGAATATTTTTTGCTCGTGTGAAACCGTTAGATAAGTAAAAGCGTTCACGTTTGATTGTATCGGGGTCGTCTTCGTCTACGGGCTCAACCTCTAAAACAATGACCTTTTGTTTGGCTTTTAATTGTTCTAGTATATGTCCTCCAACGCCTTTCCCTCTCGCTTTTTGATCCACTAGAACGTAATCGACGAATACAAAAGAATTAAATTCAGCGTATAAAACGATATAATCGTCTTCTTCTGCTTTTTTATAATGCGGATTTTGATGGATGAGATCTTCTAATTGCGCTTTTTTCTTCATTTCTTCTTTTGGAAAATAGTCGTTTAGCTTGTTATACCAACCCATCTTATCACTCCTTCCTCCATATTGTGGCTCTAACAACATGAGTCTAAACAACCTATACCTATCTCATGAACTTGTACATACAACTTGGCTTCAAAAGTTGTCGTTTTATTCAATACATGACAGCGGCCGGCCGTTACCCCTTGCTAAAGTGACCTCCCTCATGCACGAGGCTCTTTTATAAAAAAAGTAGACAATCTCGTAAGGTAATGACAATATAAACATGTGGGCCTAGTGCACAAGTATGGTATATAGCGAATATGGCATAACGGTTATAAATATTCTAATTTTTTGATCAAAGGTCTTGCGTGAAGGGTATGCTTATCTTATAATTGAATCATATCTTATACGTACAAGTTTTAGAGATGGTATCGCTTATTTAGGGAAAATCTCAATCAAGACAGTGCTGTGGGCGGTTTTTAGAATCCAAAATAGTACAATATTAAAGCGTTAGAGTTCTAAATTTAGGCTAAATCGCCAACGGATAAAACATGTACGTACAGGTTTACCGTAGCAAAAGTCTTGAAGAGTTAATGTAGTTTGAAATTAGGAGGGAAAAGTATGAAAAAGCTATTATTTTTACTTGTTATTGTATCATTCGTCCTTACTGCTTGTGGTGGTGGCACTGAAACGGGTGGTGGAGATGCAGATGAACAACTTGTGGTCGGTGGTGATATCGAAGGAGCGACGGAGCTTACTTTTTGGAACTTCCAAGAACTCCATTCAGAGTTTTTTGAAGACGCTGTCATACGATGGAATGAAGAATTTCCTGAGCGTCCCATCAAGCTCGTAGCAGAAACCTACCCATTTGACCAAATGCACAATAACTTGTTACTATCCTTGCAATCAGGGAGTGGTGCTCCAGATTTAGCTGACATTGAAATTTCCCAGTTTGCTAATTATCTCCAGGGTGAGGTTCAACTAGAGCCTCTAAATGATGTGATAGAGCCTGAATTGGATCAAATGGTCACATCAAGGTTCGAGATTTATGCCAAAGACGGCCAGTATTACGGAATGGATTACCACGTTGGTGCCACGGTCATGTTCTATAATGAAGAAATCATGAATGAAGCCGGTGTTGACATTGATGCCATTAAAACATGGGATGATTATATAGAAGCAGGCAAACAGGTAGTCGAGAATACAGACGCGGTTATGACGACAGTCGAGTCGGACGAGCACTTCTCTTTCTGGCCGCTCATCAGTCAGCGCGGTTCAGATTATTTTGATGAAAATGGCGATGTGATCCTCGATAATGATGTCAATGTAGACACGCTTCAGTTCATCCATGATCTTGTACACGAACATGAAATCGCTGTCATCGCGCCAGGAGGATTTCACCACGCTGAAGAATATTATGGATTCATGAATGATGGTGGCGCTGCTTCCCTCATGATGCCTATGTGGTATATGGGACGTTTCCTCGATTACATGGAAGACTTGGAAGGGAAAATGCAAATTCGTCCGTTACCGATGTGGGAGGACGGCGGAAACCGCTCAGCAGGAATGGGGGGGACTGGCACAGTCGTAACGAACCAGTCTGAGGACCCTGAACTGGCTAAAGACTTCCTCGCTTATGCCAAATTAACGGAGGAAGGCAATATTAAACTGTGGGAAATCCTTGGGTTCGATCCTCCTCGTCACGACGTTTGGGATTCTGAGGCCATGGGAGAGGACAATCGTTTTTACCGCTACTTCCATGATGATATTTTTGATATCCTCCTAGAGGTTCGTGATGAAATCAATGATATTAACATTACGGAACAGACGCCAGACGCTCAGCAGGAGATTCACTCAACCGTCATGCACTCTGTGTTGCGTGAACAAAGTAAAACACCGGAAGAAGCTTTAACTGATGCGGCAGAAGCAGTGAGAAGCCGAATCATTGATTAACATATACGTATAGCGTTCGGAGGAAGGCAGTATAATCCCCTTCCTCGGACGTATATTTCTGCAGAGGAG
The genomic region above belongs to Caldalkalibacillus salinus and contains:
- a CDS encoding RDD family protein translates to MDDQKWIDKMLAPQLRAGWQSRAVCFFYDGVYLLLLMLGMTFLTTIWMLIIVEPPYTMDPLEIRRYLVDHHPHLLMVDHALKVSAFVLYFFMFPLIGHDYRTLGMVTFGLSFMNEKGQRITRRQYLVRETCKWLMFPGCYQVLKKDKRALHDKWAGTYMVLN
- a CDS encoding glutaredoxin family protein, which gives rise to MKVTVYTSRGCSYCERIKNDLREWGIEDFEEKNVSENPDYFDELHDEGIFTTPVTKVDDNAIVGYRPNKMKDLLGVEA
- a CDS encoding GNAT family N-acetyltransferase, which produces MGWYNKLNDYFPKEEMKKKAQLEDLIHQNPHYKKAEEDDYIVLYAEFNSFVFVDYVLVDQKARGKGVGGHILEQLKAKQKVIVLEVEPVDEDDPDTIKRERFYLSNGFTRAKNIRYYRDIGETAPELNLMEVYYWSPRDQVSEDTIREYLIEVYEDIHHFQYSEYFDRQKPSAKELVQYEDQDHER
- a CDS encoding ABC transporter substrate-binding protein, whose product is MKKLLFLLVIVSFVLTACGGGTETGGGDADEQLVVGGDIEGATELTFWNFQELHSEFFEDAVIRWNEEFPERPIKLVAETYPFDQMHNNLLLSLQSGSGAPDLADIEISQFANYLQGEVQLEPLNDVIEPELDQMVTSRFEIYAKDGQYYGMDYHVGATVMFYNEEIMNEAGVDIDAIKTWDDYIEAGKQVVENTDAVMTTVESDEHFSFWPLISQRGSDYFDENGDVILDNDVNVDTLQFIHDLVHEHEIAVIAPGGFHHAEEYYGFMNDGGAASLMMPMWYMGRFLDYMEDLEGKMQIRPLPMWEDGGNRSAGMGGTGTVVTNQSEDPELAKDFLAYAKLTEEGNIKLWEILGFDPPRHDVWDSEAMGEDNRFYRYFHDDIFDILLEVRDEINDINITEQTPDAQQEIHSTVMHSVLREQSKTPEEALTDAAEAVRSRIID
- a CDS encoding adaptor protein MecA, with the protein product MMNHDMYSSQIENRSYVTEQQTGQKSPTLHSSVYKFRDIENVIQLAHRLPQPFFNSKLFQYHSYYYLVVYFPESRLVRGKDWVESLILEYGERCHVTTHRLEEYGRELITENALATIKAYFKALV
- a CDS encoding MogA/MoaB family molybdenum cofactor biosynthesis protein is translated as MSTDQHKAEAPQRVGCMVITVSDTRTEETDKSGKIMMDLLNQQGHEPVLYHIVQDEPSLIQQHIQQGLADSSVDVILLNGGTGIAERDTTVETVKSMIVKEIPGFGEIFRYLSYIEDIGSAAILSRAVAGTVKGKAIFCTPGSSGAVKLAMEKIILPELGHVVRELRKDVK
- a CDS encoding putative glycoside hydrolase, producing the protein MKKSLWWIVLCLLLGMTLALSGCVSGATEVDQEASDEKEEHEDNLEGENADENDGLGGEGVEETEEEEPDTQEDIGEDNELGFEPPYEFSYPDAVRGVYVTGHSAGGQRFEDLLALMDQTTLNAMVIDIKDDWGHLTFRPEDEEEPLYPYSKRYIKDIHDVMQTLEEHEVYPIARIVVFKDSVIAKEKPEWSYTDGSGNVWRNSRDESFINPFLQEVWDYNLQYAKLAAEAGFKEIQFDYVRFPEGFEKRDRSLNYSMGDYHPGEITDENGEVTEDMVQARVQAVTDFVAYAKQELEPYGVDVSVDIFGYSATLSEAPGIGQNFSKISEHVDVISSMIYPSHWTPYFGIAKPDLEPYRLVQEYAKMENRKLYELEEPPTSRPWLQDFTASWLGRGNYLQYGVPEVEAQIKALNEAGIWEFLLWNANNRYTEGVNYLPLGPVPELEERESKRFEEAEQKALEEEEQRKAEEEKRKAEEEKRKAEEEQKQQLEEEKNQQDDQEKQETNTE